A region from the Plasmodium berghei ANKA genome assembly, chromosome: 9 genome encodes:
- a CDS encoding kinesin-like protein, putative, with amino-acid sequence MNENIKVFLRIKPNVENFSKLKDEECAIYKVKNNQLLLFENKKSYNDMSEIITKTFNFNHVFDAHNNQNDIFQLIGKNLINNFINGYNSSILAYGNTNSGKTYTLYGDRTDSESIENNGLIYYSLNYFFQLQNINKNMEISISIVEIYLEKTRDLGKIFQLSQLSTTTDETINYHSNFHDNIVREDKKGNTYVENITLLPVKNIEDVKNVINLCFKYRKTYATKKNLVSSRSHCLLTVYQHNISKEREFFSQINFIDLAGSEKFNDIKMINKKELININNTLSVLNRVIISLSTKNKIAKNINRTKTNDKFKNDIENSYNVHIPYRDSKLTRLLKNSLNGNSFMYILICLNPNCHKIEDFINSLIFSKRCKMIKQKITKNKISSNSPNSDNNKSLSSEEEYESFDSNFENLQFLKKNNNNDDKTNDILINPNNYIYNLKKNNKKFKIINHTSDMLINKLMELFTSIIRHKYNNLIKKKNDIINNLIKVVKAEENNKEQLKNNHNYLINLLKKKKSKLNKNTQYLNGIIYSKQKESNTKYNPTIGQNYINNNQNIKDLEKKNNIPLSLNNFNAASSMSYQNVENYSSCVKIEENHFLPISKSISIKKMDRVIQYTNIATSPIHTNTDITAPNTSYLYEIMNQKKKQIEQVYTDINKIFQMEANKLNDKINIILKLNYLNVILFKNIQVLANILKNVYNNKYSLILKNGKKSLNITNYNYEKLKQTYDTLIIGTQLSNLQDENCSLKNLNQNIVSIYHQINEKYNQNLISKEI; translated from the exons ATGAacgaaaatataaaagtttTTTTAAGAATTAAACCTAATGTTGAAAATTTTTCTAAACTAAAAGATGAAGAATGTGCAATTtataaagtaaaaaataatcaacTCCTTTTATtcgaaaataaaaaaagttataatGATATGAGTGAAATCATAACAAAAACTTTCAATTTTAATCATGTGTTCGATGCTCATAATAATCAAAATGATATTTTCCAGTTAATTGGGAAAAATCtcataaacaattttataa atggATATAATAGTTCAATATTAGCATATGGAAATACAAATAGTGGAAAGACCTATACATTATATGGAGACAGAACCGATTCAGAGAGTATAGAAAACAATGGACTAATTTACTATTCTttaaactatttttttcaactacaaaatataaataag AATATGGAAATTTCTATATCCATTGTAGAAATTTATTTGGAAAAAACAAGAGATTTGG gaaaaatatttcaactATCTCAATTATCAACAACTACTGACGAAACAATTAATTACCACTCAAATTTTCATGATAATATTGTTAGAGAAGACAAAAAAggaaat ACCTACGTGGAAAACATTACACTCCTTCCAgtgaaaaatattgaagat GTTAAGAATGTTATcaatttatgttttaaatatagaaaaactTACgcaacaaaaaaaaatttagtGTCCTCTAGATCCCACTGTCTTTTAACTGTTTATCAGCACAATATATCCAA GGAAAGAGAATTTTTCTCTCAAATTAATTTCATCGATTTAGCTGGTTCCGAAAAATTTAACGATATAAA AATGATCAATAAAAAGGAGCTTATCAATATCAACAATACATTGTCTGTTTTAAATCGAGTTATTATCTCATTAagcacaaaaaataaaatagccaaaaatataaataggACAAAGacaaatgataaatttaaaaacgACATCGAAAATTCCTATAATGTACATATTCCATATAGAGATTCCAAGTTGACAAGGCTTTTAAAA AATAGTCTTAATGGAAACTCATTcatgtatattttaatttgcTTAAATCCGAATTGTCATAAAATAGAAGACTTTATAAATAgcttaatattttcaaagaGGTGTAAAATGatcaaacaaaaaataacaaaaaacaaaataagtAGCAATTCACCAAATtcagataataataaaagtcTTTCGTCGGAAGAAGAATATGAAAGTTTTGACTCAAATTTTGAGAATcttcaatttttaaaaaaaaataataacaatgatGATAAGACCAATGATATTCTTATTAACCccaataattatatttataatttaaaaaaaaataataaaaaattcaaaataataaaccaTACTAGCGATATGCTGATAAATAAACTCATGGAATTATTTACAAGCATAATCAGACACAAGTATAATAacttaattaaaaaaaaaaatgatataattaaCAATTTAATCAAAGTTGTTAAGGCAgaggaaaataataaagagcaattaaaaaataatcataattatttaataaatcttttaaaaaaaaaaaaaagtaaattaaataaaaatacacaaTATTTAAATGGCATCATATATTCTAAACAAAAAGAATCTAACACTAAATACAATCCTACTATTGgccaaaattatattaataataatcaaaatataaaagacttagaaaaaaaaaataatattcccCTTAGtctaaataattttaatgcTGCTTCATCTATGTCTTACCAAAATGTGGAAAATTATTCCTCTTGTGTTAAAATCGAAGAAAACCATTTTTTGCCCATTTCCAAAAGTatatcaataaaaaaaatggatagGGTTATACAATATACCAACATAGCCACATCTCCAATTCATACCAATACCGATATAACCGCTCCAAACACATCATACTTATATGAAATCATGAAccaaaagaaaaaacaaatcGAACAAGTTTACACagatattaataaaatatttcaaatgGAGGCTAACAAATTAAACgacaaaattaatattattttaaaattaaattatttaaatgtaatattatttaaaaatattcaagtgttagcaaatattttaaaaaatgtatacaataataaatatagtttaatactaaaaaatgggaaaaaaagtctaaatattacaaattacaattatgaaaaattaaaacaaacaTATGACACACTTATTATAGGTACGCAGTTAAGTAATCTGCAAGATGAAAATTgttctttaaaaaatctaaatcaaaatattgtttCTATATATCAccaaataaatgaaaaatataatcaaaACCTTATCTCAAAGGaaatatga
- a CDS encoding oocyst rupture protein 1, with protein sequence MMNSMNSDKSESVDKTNMENNTNDRELNDNNITNNKLNNNEHFDDINKNACVNDKINIEKKNSDSSNNDISIKNISADVNANYQYDEYGYINCDNDYLQNEDIQHIVDNENNSLECDHIVIKNVEYSNNFNNEDIGKSDIFENNQVQKYIIHNTNNSNDNNKFCMGEDADKIKNINTSYKNIYSESIDDSHKDEFNYKELNCIKMDNSDFNKREQYGEKNGSISPIKMNNNSDKSDDLNNDRHEYIIDNCQDQTGCNMGIWNKSKCEYVEEMINYESENEKNSETHEKSNNYNLEDNELDKNADNFDEKKEKDISENCLNSISSSNDKNNCNNNNSEYNNGNNLNKVCINTSDIFDLNNKTGDYDIIMKNNENAEIDMNKIKETEEEKNNCGNNESSTMSNKNNSNNKENINEIKNAKDDNIVFNSNNVLHIFKEKENKIKQNYEIASEDNVETDAKLNECKGVNEKEINENDINNGNNNGKEYDSKFDDNNNNNGDKDRVIGGEGNANIKNEEKELNNYSFEKKKKCDDECEKSNMENDNCDDINKKRKHISSYDESRKDRKLSSQKEYEEIENEHINKYGNDIDTNVINTTFCKNNNTNITKYVNNIEEIISSNNMNGDSKNNSNSSALNLKIESNETNGANDTNESYFSDMKISNVEGNYNYNDLVLKQDNKDSLNKEEKNDINNLENNCKDECSNKSQNRNIEKNDGKNDSEHSLENLKEYDEKTRDNDDEYEDEQNENMSDNNYSDDEKTNLDNCNTNDRKKNKNDNETLLPIANISRIMKRILPAKAKVAKESKDIIREYVTEFIQFLTSEASDRCLNEKRKTINGEDILFSMEKLGFNDYVEPLSEYLNKWKQMKGLSTSNKYYDKKFDISRNSQEQNMLINYNTNIFNNMNNNNYYTNEDYDYNEGNCTANNFFRNEKNELCNNNFSNSYFNNNGKNNINRI encoded by the exons ATGATGAATAGTATGAACAGTGATAAATCTGAAAGTGttgataaaacaaatatggAGAATAATACAAACGATAGAGAActaaatgataataatataacaaataacaaattaaataataatgaacattttgatgatataaataaaaatgcatGTGTTAatgacaaaataaatatcgaaaaaaaaaattccgATTCTtctaataatgatataagcataaaaaatatatcagcAGATGTAAATGCAAATTATCAATATGATGAATATGGTTATATAAATTGTGATAATgattatttacaaaatgaAGATATACAACATATTGTAGATAATGAGAATAATAGTTTAGAGTGTGATCAtattgtaataaaaaatgtagaatattcaaataattttaataatgaagaTATAGGGAAATCAGACATTTTCGAGAATAATCAggttcaaaaatatataattcataaCACTAATAATAgcaatgataataataaattttgcATGGGGGAAGATGcagataaaataaaaaatattaatacttcttacaaaaatatttatagtgAATCGATTGATGACTCGCATAAAGAtgaatttaattataaagaattaaattgtataaaaatggataatTCTGATTTTAACAAAAGAGAGCAATATGgtgaaaaaaatgggaGTATATCCCCaattaaaatgaataacAATTCCGATAAAAGTGATGATTTAAATAACGATAGacatgaatatattattgataATTGTCAAGATCAAACAGGATGTAATATGGGTATATGGAATAAGAGCAAGTGTGAATATGTTGAagaaatgataaattatgaaagtgaaaatgaaaaaaattcagAGACTCAtgaaaaatcaaataactACAATTTAGAAGATAATGAATTAGATAAAAATGCGGATAattttgatgaaaaaaaagaaaaagatatTTCTGAAAACTGTCTTAATAGTATAAGTAGTAGTAacgataaaaataattgtaataataacaattccgaatataataatggaaataatttgaataaaGTATGTATTAACACTAGTgatatttttgatttaaataataaaactgGTGATTATGATAtcataatgaaaaataatgaaaatgcaGAAATcgatatgaataaaataaaagaaacaGAAGAAGAAAAGAACAATTGTGGTAATAATGAAAGCAGTACAATgtctaataaaaataattcaaataataaggaaaatataaatgaaattaaaaatgctAAGGATGATAATATAGTATTTAATAGCAATAATGtgttacatatatttaaagaaaaggaaaataaaattaaacaaaattatgaaatagCTAGTGAGGATAATGTAGAGACTGATGCAAAGTTAAATGAATGCAAAGGAGTGAAcgaaaaggaaataaacGAAAACGATATTAACAATGGTAATAATAACGGAAAGGAATATGATTCAAAAtttgatgataataataataataatggagATAAAGATAGAGTAATAGGTGGTGAAGGAAATgctaatataaaaaatgaagaaaaagaattaaataattatagttttgaaaaaaaaaaaaaatgtgacGATGAATGtgaaaaatcaaatatggaaaatgataattgtgatgatataaataaaaaaaggaaacaTATTTCATCATATGATGAATCAAGAAAGGATAGAAAATTAAGTAGTCAGAAAGAATATGAAGAGATTGAGAATgagcatataaataaatatggaaaTGATATTGATACTAATGTGATTAATACAACATTCTgcaaaaataacaatacgaatataacaaaatatgtaaaCAACATAGAAGAAATAATTTctagtaataatatgaatggagatagtaaaaataattctaatAGCAGTgcattaaatttaaaaattgaaaGTAATGAAACAAACGGTGCTAACGACACAAATGAATCTTATTTTTCAGATATGAAAATTAGCAATGTAGAAGGAAATTACAATTATAACGATCTTGTTTTAAAACAAGATAATAAAGATAgtttaaataaagaagaaaaaaatgatattaataatCTTGAGAATAATTGTAAAGATGAATGTTCCAATAAGTCTCAGAATCGAAAtatcgaaaaaaatgatggtAAAAATGATAGTGAGCATAGTTTAGAAAATTTGAAAgaatatgatgaaaaaacCAGAGATAACGATGATGAATATGAAGATGagcaaaatgaaaatatgtctgataataattatagtgatgatgaaaaaacaaatttagaTAACTGTAATACGAAtgatagaaaaaaaaataaaaatgataatgaaaCGTTATTACCTATAGCTAATATTAGTAGAATTATGAAACGAATACTTCCAGCAAAAGCAAAAGTTGCAAAAGAAAGTAAAGACATCATACGGGAATACGTTACAGAGTTTATTCAATTTTTGACTAGCGAG GCAAGCGATAGGTGTCTAAATGAAAAACGAAAAACTATTAATGGAGAAgatattttgttttctaTGGAAAAATTAG GATTTAATGACTATGTCGAACCACTATCAGAGTATCTAAACAAGTGGAAACAG ATGAAGGGATTGAGCACTTCGAATAAATACTATGATAAGAAATTTGATATATCACGAAATTCTCAAGaacaaaatatgttaataaattacaatacaaatatttttaataatatgaacaacaataattattataccAATGAGGATTATGATTACAATGAAGGTAATTGTACTGctaacaatttttttagaaatgaaaaaaatgagttgtgtaataataattttagcaattcttattttaataataatgggaaaaataatataaacagGATTTAG